The following is a genomic window from Bosea sp. RAC05.
GGCTCGGGCGTGTTCAGGGCTGAGTCGCGCCGCAGCCGGTCGACGAGGTCGGGATTGGCGATGAAGAGCCGGCCGAAGGCGACCGCATCGACGCGCCCGCTCGCGACCGCCTCGATCGCCGAGGCGCGGTCGAAGCCGTTATTGGCGATATAGGCGCCGCGGAAGGCCTTACGCAGCGCGTCATAGTCGAACGGCAGGAAGTCGCGCGGCCCGCCCGTCGCGCCCTCGATGACATGGATGAAAGCGAGCCCTGCCTCGTCCAGCCGGGCGACGAGATGCGCAAACAGCGGCTGCGGGTCGCTGTCGCGCGCATCGTTGGCGGGCGTGACCGGCGACAGGCGGATGCCGACGCGCCCCTTCCCGAACACATTCACCACCGCATCGACCACCTCCAGCGTCAGCCTCGTGCGGTTCTCGATCGAGCCGCCATAGGCGTCGCTGCGCGTATTGGTGCCGTCGCGCAGGAACTGGTCGAGCAGATAGCCATTGGCGGCATGGATCTCGATGCCGTCGAAGCCGGCGGCCTTGGCGTTCTCGGCCGCCTTCACATAGTCGGCGACGATCCCCGGCAGTTCCTCCAGCGCGAGCGCGCGCGGCGCCGAGACGTCGACGAAGCCGCTCTCGACATAGGTCTTGCCCTTGGCGGGGATGGCGGAGGGGGCGACCGGCGCCTGCCCACCGGGCTGCAGCGAGACATGGCTGATGCGGCCGACATGCCAGAGCTGGGCGATGATCTTGCCGCCCTCGGCATGGACGGCGTCGGTCACGGCCCTCCAGCCGGCGACCTGCTCGGCGGTGTACATGCCGGGCGTCCAGACATAGCCCTGGCCCTGCTGCGAGATCTGCGTGGCCTCGGAGATGATCAGGCCCGCGCCGGCGCGCTGGCGATAATACTCGACATTGAGCGCGTTGGGCGCATCATTGCCATGGGTCGCGCGATTGCGCGTCAGCGGCGCCATGACGACGCGGTTGGCGAGATCGATGTCGCCGAGGCGCAACGGCGAAAACAGCGTCGGGTGGGACGGATCGGATCGGGTCATGGGGGTGGTCCTCGGAGGGGCCGCGGCGCGGCCGACAGAAAGGGAGGCCGTCCGGGGCGGCGCAGGCGATGCGGCGGCCCCGACGGTCGGACGCCCTCAAGATAGGTGCTGCAATGCAGCATGACAGGGCCGGGACATCAGGCTTTCGTGAACGACACGATCCCGCCGCCACGGCCCCAGCCCTCGACGACGATCCTCTCCCCGGCGCCTCCGAGGCGAAACAAACCATCTCCCGCCGGATGCTGCAGCACGTCGTCCGGCCCGCTACAGGCTGGCTCGGAGCCGGTCTGCGGGCCGCCGTCGACATCGTCTACCCGCCCTCCTGCATCGCCTGCCAGGCTGCAACGGGCGAGGCACAGGCCCTCTGCCCGACCTGCTGGGGCGAGATGCGCTTCATCGAGCGGCCCTATTGCGAGCGGCTGGGCACGCCCTTCGCCGTCGATCTCGGCGAGGGGATTGTCTCGCCGGCCGCCATCGCCGATCCGCCGGTGTTTGCGCGCGCCCGTGCCGTCTGCCGCTTCGACGGCAAGGCCCGCGAACTGGTCCACCGGCTGAAATATGGCGACCGTACCGACCTCGCTTTGACGATGGGGCGGATGATGATCCAGGCCGGCCGCGAATTGCTGCCCGACGCCGATGTGATCGTCCCCGTGCCGCTGCACCGGTTCCGGCTCTGGAGCCGGCGCTTCAACCAGGCGGCGGCGCTGGCGCAGGTGGTGTCGCGCGGATCGGCTGTGCCGCTCGCGCCGCTGGCTCTGACGCGGGTCAAGCGCACGCGCCAGCAGGTCGGGCTGACGCGGGCGCAGCGGGCCGACAATCTCCAGGGTGCGTTCAGGGTCC
Proteins encoded in this region:
- a CDS encoding alkene reductase; this translates as MTRSDPSHPTLFSPLRLGDIDLANRVVMAPLTRNRATHGNDAPNALNVEYYRQRAGAGLIISEATQISQQGQGYVWTPGMYTAEQVAGWRAVTDAVHAEGGKIIAQLWHVGRISHVSLQPGGQAPVAPSAIPAKGKTYVESGFVDVSAPRALALEELPGIVADYVKAAENAKAAGFDGIEIHAANGYLLDQFLRDGTNTRSDAYGGSIENRTRLTLEVVDAVVNVFGKGRVGIRLSPVTPANDARDSDPQPLFAHLVARLDEAGLAFIHVIEGATGGPRDFLPFDYDALRKAFRGAYIANNGFDRASAIEAVASGRVDAVAFGRLFIANPDLVDRLRRDSALNTPEPSLFYGGDGKGYTDYPTLQDAAA
- a CDS encoding ComF family protein; translated protein: MLQHVVRPATGWLGAGLRAAVDIVYPPSCIACQAATGEAQALCPTCWGEMRFIERPYCERLGTPFAVDLGEGIVSPAAIADPPVFARARAVCRFDGKARELVHRLKYGDRTDLALTMGRMMIQAGRELLPDADVIVPVPLHRFRLWSRRFNQAAALAQVVSRGSAVPLAPLALTRVKRTRQQVGLTRAQRADNLQGAFRVLPAARPQIEGRRVLLVDDVLTTGATGNAAARALLRGGARTVDILTFARVVSDGT